A portion of the Mytilus galloprovincialis chromosome 12, xbMytGall1.hap1.1, whole genome shotgun sequence genome contains these proteins:
- the LOC143054113 gene encoding cytochrome P450 2C9-like encodes MLHQLYTALGMLDLTTVLTFLLVLIVSYIILNYFFTVQRVDIPGPTPWPIVGNLPHIAGARDIGKRLLEFRKTYGDMVFLRFGPQPILVCFGYKLVREVLLVNGEKTKFRPSWMYLIKKFFPKVTGIFFSDGKTWSDGRKFTVVALKDFGVGKKTIDERIHEEVQYLVDEFSKYPQKPVDVLKVFPMATSNIISNIVFGSRFDYDDKDFKEMLYHIYFIFKSATIGAPENFFPIIDKLKPWNTNTQVAGHLAAVRTYMRSRVEKERDSFDPNNIRNFIDLYLEQEGKPDSKISEDFLFQAIVDIYQAGTDTTAVTLAWCMLYMLKYPEVQKKCRDEVMKVIGDGRFPSSKDKVSLPYVMATIHEVQRLAAVAPAATPHATLEDTYIDGKLVPKQTVILCHLMSVLYDPTQWQEPEKFLPERFLGEKGELIKHEAFCPFSMGPRTCIGQQLASNEVFLFFTSFLQRFNFTTVNKDDCVSTDGEQTGVTRQPYPFEMCFKPI; translated from the exons ATGTTACACCAACTCTATACTGCGTTAGGCATGTTAGACCTTACAACAGTGTTGACATTCTTACTCGTGTTAATTGTCAGCTATATAATATTGAATTACTTCTTCACTGTCCAGCGAGTAGATATTCCGGGACCAACACCTTGGCCCATAGTTGGAAACCTCCCACATATTGCGGGTGCGCGAGATATAGGAAAAAGATTGTTGGAGTTTAGGAAAACATATGGCGACATGGTATTCCTTCGATTTGGTCCACAACCTATACTTGTGTGTTTTGGTTATAAGCTGGTTCGGGAAGTTTTATTGGTCAATGGTGAAAAAACCAAGTTCAGGCCGTCTTGGATGTATCTTATTAAAAAGTTCTTTCCTAAAGTGACAG GTATTTTCTTCAGTGATGGTAAAACATGGTCGGATGGACGAAAATTTACAGTAGTTGCACTCAAAGATTTTGGAGTAGGTAAAAAGACAATAGATGAACGTATACACGAGGAAGTTCAATACCTAGTTGACGAGTTTTCCAAATATCCCCAGAAGCCTGTCGACGTACTAAAAGTATTTCCTATGGCTACTTccaatattatatcaaatatagtGTTTGGATCAAG GTTCGATTATGATGATAAAGACTTTAAGGAGATGTTATACCACATTTATTTCATATTCAAATCTGCTACCATTGGTGCTCCTGAGAATTTCTTCCCAATTATTGATAAACTGAAACCATGGAATACG aACACCCAGGTTGCTGGACATCTGGCAGCTGTCAGAACGTATATGCGTTCCAGAGTGGAGAAGGAGCGAGATTCATTTGACCCAAATAATATTCGGAACTTTATTGACCTTTATCTGGAACAGGAGGGAAAACCAGATTCGAAAATATCAG AGGACTTTCTTTTTCAAGCGATAGTAGATATCTACCAAGCAGGAACGGATACCACAGCTGTCACCCTTGCCTGGTGCATGTTGTATATGCTTAAATATCCCGAGGTGCAGAAAAAATGTAGAGACGAAGTGATGAAA gttattggggatgGTAGATTTCCATCATCTAAGGACAAAGTCTCACTTCCATACGTTATGGCTACAATACATGAAGTACAAAGACTTGCAGCTGTAG CTCCAGCTGCGACACCTCATGCAACACTAGAAGACACGTACATCGATGGTAAACTCGTACCAAAACAAACTGTAATATTGTGTCATTTGATGTCTGTTCTTTATGATCCTACCCAATGGCAAGAACCAGAAAAGTTTCTACCTGAGAGGTTTCTAGGAGAAAAGGGAGAGCTGATTAAACACGAAGCTTTTTGTCCGTTTTCCATGG GTCCTAGGACGTGCATTGGTCAACAGTTAGCTTCAAACgaagtgtttttgtttttcacttCATTCCTTCAACGGTTCAATTTCACCACAGTTAACAAAGATGACTGTGTGTCTACAGACGGAGAGCAGACAGGTGTTACTCGTCAACCATACCCATTTGAGATGTGTTTTAAACCTATCTAA